AGTTGATGGAAGAGCTCTTCTCCGACCTTCTCCAAAAGGTTCTGGGCCTGAAGATCCCCACGCCGTTTCCGCACATGTCGTACGCCGAAGCGATGGACCGCTACGCCAGCGATAAACCCGACCTCCGATGGCCGATCGAGATGCGGGATCTTTCGCCGCTCTTCAAAGATTCGAAATTCCGTGTCTTTCGCGACGCCCTGGTCGGCGGCGGCGAGGTCCGCGGTTTTTCGCTGACCGGAGGCAACCGGCTGTCGCGCAGTCAGATCGATCAACTCGTGGAAAAGGCAAAGGGGTTCGGAGCGAAGGGGCTGATTTGGATTCGTTCGGCCGAGGGCAAGCTCTCTTCCTCCGCCGACAAATTCTTGAATGGAGACGAGCTTTCGTCGGCCGCAAAAGCGCTCGGTATGCAGTCAGGCGATCTGGCGCTCTTGATCGCCGATCAGACCGCCATCGCACGCGCGGCGCTTAATTCCCTGCGACTTCACTGTGCGGAAAAGTTGGAGATTCCCCCTACGTCGAAATTCGCCTTTCTCTGGGTCGACGAATTTCCCCTCTTCGAATACGACCCGGATGCGCAGCGATATGTTTCGAAACATCACCCGTTTACGAGTCCCCATCCGGACGATTTGTCGCTCTTGAAAGAAGGAAAGAAACTCGAT
This genomic interval from Bdellovibrionota bacterium contains the following:
- a CDS encoding amino acid--tRNA ligase-related protein — encoded protein: LMEELFSDLLQKVLGLKIPTPFPHMSYAEAMDRYASDKPDLRWPIEMRDLSPLFKDSKFRVFRDALVGGGEVRGFSLTGGNRLSRSQIDQLVEKAKGFGAKGLIWIRSAEGKLSSSADKFLNGDELSSAAKALGMQSGDLALLIADQTAIARAALNSLRLHCAEKLEIPPTSKFAFLWVDEFPLFEYDPDAQRYVSKHHPFTSPHPDDLSLLKEGKKLDQVRARAYDLVLNGYEIGGGSIRIHQPEIQQLLFDRLGIPREEAAQKFGFFLEALEYGTPPHGGIALGIDRIAMILAGTDAIRDVIAFPKTQSALDLMTDAPSDVSPDQLRELSLRVAKPNK